In Pedobacter sp. SL55, the following proteins share a genomic window:
- a CDS encoding PaaI family thioesterase: MEQQNNINERLKVFQSFIGKKVSSSPSNFMNWLKPIVISAEKGSLHCSYVVRNEMTNPYGILHGGITAGIIDDLIGATVFTLGLNNAYTTVNNNIDYFAPAKEGDVITAKTSIVKQGKTIINLQCEVFLPSKNRLIAKGYSNMINIG; this comes from the coding sequence ATGGAACAACAAAACAACATTAACGAACGATTAAAAGTTTTTCAATCATTTATTGGCAAAAAAGTTAGTAGCTCTCCCTCTAATTTTATGAATTGGTTAAAACCTATTGTAATTAGTGCCGAAAAAGGCAGTTTGCATTGCAGTTACGTAGTGAGAAACGAAATGACCAATCCGTATGGTATTTTGCATGGCGGCATTACTGCTGGCATTATAGATGATTTGATTGGCGCTACTGTATTTACCTTGGGATTAAATAATGCCTATACTACGGTTAACAATAATATCGATTATTTTGCTCCAGCCAAGGAGGGAGATGTTATAACTGCAAAAACTAGCATAGTCAAACAAGGTAAAACGATAATTAACCTGCAATGTGAAGTATTTTTACCTTCTAAAAACAGGTTAATTGCCAAGGGATATTCGAATATGATAAATATTGGTTAG
- a CDS encoding OsmC family protein — protein sequence MNKKQITAVVELDQSRYKTKIFADGHFIYADEPEYLGGTNEGMAPGALLLASLGSCTAITVRMYADRKQIPLTGLTIHLAICAEDEMNDGTVIERKIELHGDLDEEQRKRLMIIADKCPIHKILTHPIKIISN from the coding sequence ATGAATAAGAAGCAAATTACAGCCGTAGTAGAATTAGACCAATCTAGGTACAAAACCAAAATATTTGCCGATGGACATTTTATATATGCAGATGAACCCGAGTACCTAGGTGGCACTAACGAGGGAATGGCGCCCGGAGCATTATTATTAGCTAGTTTAGGCAGTTGTACCGCTATTACGGTAAGAATGTATGCAGATAGAAAACAAATTCCATTAACTGGACTAACTATACACCTTGCCATTTGCGCAGAAGATGAAATGAATGATGGGACCGTTATTGAACGAAAAATTGAGCTACACGGAGATTTAGACGAAGAGCAGAGAAAACGATTAATGATCATTGCTGATAAATGCCCTATTCACAAGATATTAACTCATCCAATTAAAATTATAAGTAACTAA
- a CDS encoding paraquat-inducible protein A, with translation MSTTPNKTTYKPFGLSKIILILVLFAVLVAQAFFGYRLHQLSEQQEQLKTDFAEINSISLGLFSISQWQTKIERIVISQTRSIDLSQKQKKELQREIEAVIVALIDKAENLVTGTKKKSLRGKIAKFAVKNFIDVDTIKKKVPGIAHTIITKIDNPRAKRQLGKMALQKLEQIDEIKSIDSTLTANALLINKIYKRYNVTSTPHFNAKVETELRKTNQMMYNYCIGMLAGILLFLVAWGIFRKRKELYASLFVLSLVMAFILLAVGLTASMIEVDARIGAIDFVLLGQHITFHDQVLFFQSKSILDVVMILIGGSAIDSMLVGILILAFSILFPVMKLSSTGIHLLGKKSLAENKVIKYFAFQSGKWSMADVIVIAILMAYIGLNGLLETQLAKAAIKPESLTLISTHNTALQPGYIIFIAFVLFGLVLSTILKTISPHNCE, from the coding sequence ATGTCTACAACGCCTAATAAAACTACCTATAAGCCATTTGGCCTTTCAAAAATTATTTTGATCCTAGTGCTATTTGCAGTATTGGTTGCACAAGCGTTTTTTGGCTATCGCCTGCACCAACTTTCTGAACAACAAGAACAGCTTAAAACAGATTTTGCCGAAATCAATAGCATATCTTTAGGGCTATTCTCTATTAGCCAATGGCAAACCAAAATAGAGCGAATTGTTATTAGCCAAACTAGGAGCATAGATTTAAGCCAAAAACAAAAGAAAGAACTACAGAGAGAAATTGAGGCGGTTATTGTTGCTTTGATTGATAAGGCAGAAAATTTAGTAACAGGTACCAAGAAAAAATCTTTACGTGGAAAGATTGCAAAATTTGCAGTAAAGAATTTTATTGATGTAGATACGATCAAGAAGAAAGTACCTGGCATTGCTCATACCATCATTACCAAAATAGATAATCCAAGAGCAAAAAGACAATTAGGTAAAATGGCACTCCAAAAACTGGAGCAAATAGATGAAATAAAATCAATAGACAGTACATTAACGGCTAATGCGCTGTTAATTAACAAAATTTATAAGCGTTATAACGTTACAAGTACACCGCATTTTAATGCCAAAGTAGAAACGGAACTGCGTAAAACTAACCAAATGATGTACAATTACTGCATAGGTATGTTGGCAGGCATTTTATTGTTTCTAGTGGCTTGGGGTATTTTTCGCAAGCGTAAAGAGCTGTATGCAAGTTTGTTTGTGCTATCTCTTGTAATGGCATTTATTTTATTGGCTGTGGGCTTAACGGCTTCTATGATAGAGGTTGATGCCCGTATAGGCGCTATAGATTTTGTACTGCTTGGCCAGCACATTACTTTTCATGATCAGGTACTATTTTTTCAATCAAAAAGTATTTTAGATGTAGTAATGATACTTATTGGTGGTTCTGCAATAGATTCTATGCTAGTTGGCATACTAATTTTAGCTTTCAGCATTCTTTTTCCCGTAATGAAACTCAGTTCTACAGGTATTCATTTGTTAGGGAAAAAAAGCTTAGCCGAGAACAAAGTTATCAAGTATTTCGCTTTTCAATCTGGTAAATGGAGCATGGCCGATGTAATTGTGATCGCTATATTAATGGCTTATATTGGCTTAAACGGATTACTAGAAACCCAGCTGGCTAAAGCAGCAATTAAACCAGAGTCGTTAACGCTTATTTCTACACACAATACGGCCTTGCAACCCGGATATATCATATTCATTGCCTTTGTACTTTTTGGTTTGGT
- a CDS encoding DUF1801 domain-containing protein, protein MSTIKTKQTEDSVIDFINSFADTEQKRKDSFELLKIMSDFTGYEPKMWGPSIIGFGCYHYKSDRSKQEGDWPLVGFSPRKAAISLYIYVGTKTQESILKDLGKFKMGKACIYIKKLGDIDIDVLKQMMAETIKFLDDKYGIN, encoded by the coding sequence ATGTCTACAATCAAAACCAAGCAAACCGAAGATAGTGTTATAGATTTCATTAATTCTTTTGCAGATACCGAACAAAAACGCAAAGACAGTTTTGAGCTTTTAAAAATCATGAGCGATTTTACCGGTTACGAACCCAAGATGTGGGGACCTAGTATCATTGGATTTGGTTGCTATCACTATAAATCTGATCGAAGTAAGCAAGAAGGAGATTGGCCACTGGTTGGCTTTTCTCCTCGCAAAGCGGCTATTTCTTTGTATATATACGTAGGTACAAAAACGCAAGAAAGTATACTTAAAGATCTGGGCAAGTTTAAGATGGGAAAAGCCTGCATATACATCAAAAAATTAGGAGATATTGATATTGATGTATTAAAACAAATGATGGCAGAGACTATTAAATTTTTAGACGACAAGTACGGAATTAATTAA